A stretch of DNA from Brevibacterium ihuae:
CGCGGCGTTCGGGTACCGGCCCAGTCCCATCCGGTTGAGGACGGGCTCCATCGACACGCCCTCGGCCATCGTGCGGTAGTAGTCCTCGCCGAAGCGCGGGATGTAGACGATGCCGAACGCGGAGTTCATGTCCACCGGCTCCGCGACATAGGGCGTCTCCGGGTCCGGCGGCAGCTCGTTGCGGGGGTTCTCCGCCCATTCGCTCGTGAGCTGGTCGGCGAGATTCGCGTTGTCCTCGTTCGCGGCGATGTCCGTCCACCACAGCTGCCACACGACGAAGAGGATGAGGACGAGACCGGCGGTGATGCACAGCTCGCCGAAGGTCCGGACGGTCCCGCGGACGCAGCCGAGCGGTTCGGGCTCGGGGCGACCCCGGCGAGCGCCGCCGGCGGGATCCTCCGGGCCGTCGGGACCGCGGTTCGTCATCACCGGCTCCGCGAAGGCAGTGGCGACGGCGGCGCGGGCGTCGGCGGGCGCGTTCATCATGCGGGTGTCGTCGCCGCGCGACGGGGCGGGGCGCGCACCGTGGCCCGGTTCGGGGTAGGCGCCGGAGTACGCCGAGGTGCGATGGGCCGGGCGGATCACCGGGCGCGCGGCGGCGGGCACGGGGCCGTCACCGGGCGGCGGACCCGGATAGCCCGCACCGGCGTGCGGCGGCCGAGGGGCGTCGACGGGGTGAGCGGGAGCGGCGTCGGAACCGGCGGAACGGGCGCGCTCGGCGGCCTCTCGGGCCTTGCGCTCCCGCCGCGTCAGGGGTTCGTCCACTACTGCTTCACCTTCGCCTGGTCCACCTCGAGGGAGTCCGTGTACTCGGTGAGCGTGACCGGCCCCGTCTCGACTTTCCAGCCCAATCCTAGACGGTCGGAGTACGAGCGGAAGACCGTCACCGCGGGCGAGGCGTCGAGCGCCTCGCGCAGCTGCTCGGGGTCGCCGACGACCTCGACGGTGTAGGGCGGGGAGAACACGCGGGCGTTGACGCGCAGGGTGTTGCCCACGCACTTGACCGCGGAGGTCGACACGATGCGCTGGCCCTGGACCGACATGCCGCGGGCGCCGCCGGCCCACAGCGCATTCATCACGCCCTCGAGGTCCTGCTGGTGGATGATGAGGTCGTTCGGGCTCGCGCCGTCGATCCCGGCGGACTCCGGCGGAGCGTCGTCGAGGGTGACGGTGAGCCCGGTCCCCTCGAGCGCGGTGGTCGACGCCGCGGTCGCGAGCTCGTCGGCGGCAGCGCGCGCGTCCTCCACCCGGACGTCGCCGTCGGCGGCCCGCTCCTCGAGCTGCTCGATCGACGCCCGGCGCTCGGTGATGCGCTGCTGGAGGTCCTCGTTGGTGCGCGAGCGCTCCTGCACGATGTCCGGCAGGGACGAGGTCTCGTTGCGGAGGTGGGTGCCGTCGGACAGCCGGGCCGAGGTCGCCATGAGGATCCCGCACAGCACGAGGACGACGAACACGGCGGTGCGCTGTGCGATCGCGGTCATCGGCTGGCCTTCCGGAATATGCGCGCGGGCGGCGCGGACGAGTACACTTTGCATGATTGCCCTGGAACCAATGTACCGACCGGCGTCGGGGGTCCCCAAGTCGTACCGCAGGTGCGCCGACCCGCCGCCGCCACCTGAGGAGAAACGTGGCCAAGCCGAGCCGTGCCCGCAAAGCTCACCGGACCTCGCGGAACTCCGCGGCGACGCCTGCAGAGACCAGCGGGGCGTCCGGGTCGGTCGACCCGACCGACGTCACGTCGACCGACGCGGACTCGACGGCGGACGTCGACGAGACACTCGTGACCGACCCCGTGGATGCGAAGCTCGAGGCCGACGCCACCGGACGCGACGCTGCGACGGACGCGACCGCCGACGATGTCGACGAGGATGTCACCGCTGCGGACGACGCGACTGCGGCCGACGACGCGGATACGGATGCAGCTGACGATGCGGATTCCGCGGACGAGGCTCCGGCTGCGACGAAGAAGCGGGGCGCGAAGAAGGCTGGCACGAAGACCACCTCCGCGGAGTCGGCCGGGACGAAGGACTCCACCGCGAAGAGGGGCACGGAGACCGGTTCGACCAAGGCCGGCGCCGCGAAGAAGACCGCTGCGAAGTCCACTGCGAAGAAGGACTCCGACGAGAAGACGAGCGCGAAGAAGAGCACCGCGAAGTCCGGGGACTCCTCCCCCAAGCGCACCGCGCGCTCGGGCAATCCTGCCAAGCGCTCGACCTCCCGGAAGACCTCGACGTACACCTCGGGCACGACGACGCAGTCGATCAAGCCGAACCCGCGCTGGTTCGTCCCGGTGATGATCACCATCCTGCTCCTCGGGCTCGCCTGGCTCGTCGTCTTCTACATCACCGGCGGCGCCTGGCCCGTCGAGGCCTGGGGCAACTGGAACCTCGTCGCCGGCTTCGCGTTCTTCATCGCCGGCCTGATCATGTCCACACGCTGGCGATGAGCGCCGGCTTCCGGCTGCTCGCACACCATCCGCTGCCGGTCCGCCTCCTCGCCCTGTTCGGCGGCCTCGTCCTCTACGGCTTCTCCGCCGGACTGATGATCGCCGCCGGCCTGGGCAACATGCCCTGGGACGTGCTCCACCAGGGGATCTCGCTCCACGTCCCGCTCACCATCGGGGTCGTCGGCATCATCGTGTCGGTCCTCCTGCTGCTCACGTGGATCCCCCTGCGGCAGCGCCCGGGGCTCGGGACGATCTCCAATGCGCTCCTCGTCGGCGTCTTCATCGACCTCACGCTTCTCGTCGTCGACCGTCCGGAGGCGCTGTGGGGGCAGATCCTGCTCATGTGCGCCGGCATCGTGCTCAACGGCCTCGCGACGGTGCTCTACATCATCCCGAACTTCGGCCCCGGCCCGCGCGACGGCCTGATGACCGGCCTCGTGCGCCGCACCGGCGCCTCGGTCACCGTCGTGCGCTCGTGCATCGAGATCATCGTCATCGCGAGCGGCTGGCTGCTCGGCGGCGTGTTCTTCGTCGGCTCACTGCTCTACGCGTTCGGGATCGGGCCGATCACCGAGCTCTTCCTCCGCCTGGCGCAGCGCCTGCTCGGCCCTGCCGACCCGATGGCGAGCGACGAGACCTGAGCCCCAGGACGAACCGGGCCCGGGAGTCCTGCGTGCGAATCAGGTCCAGGCGACCGAGGGTGTGCAGGGATTCGGTGCCCGAGGGGCGAAACAGGCCCGGGCGCTTGGGAGACGTGCCGCGACACGGTGTCCGGAAGGCGAACGTGGCACAGGCGCCCAATGGGTGCGTCGGAACTCGTCGTCGAACGCACGGGCGAACGGCTGGGCGCGTGCATCGGGCGGGCGGAACGAAGCGGCACCGGGGACATCGGAATGACATCGATGTCGTCATCTACAGTGTGGACAGAACCTGTGGATAACTCATCGCCGCGAGGATCGTCGCGCAGTAGATCGCGGCGAGCGCCACGAGGACCGCGACCGCACCCGCGCCGAACACCGCCGGCCGCAGGCGCGGGGGTGGGAGCAGCGCCGCGCAGCCGAGCACGAACCCGGTGACGAGACCGCCGAGATGCGACTCCCACGAGATCCCGGGTTCGAGGAGCGGGATCGCGGCGTTGAGGGCGACGAGCACGACCACCCCGCCGATGTTGCGGTCGAGCGCCCGGGTGGGGGTGAGCAGCACGCCGACGAGCGCGAAGACCGCCCCCGACGCCCCGACGTGGAGCGCGAACCACGATGTCGGATCGGTCGGGTCGGCGAGCGCGAGCACGCACACCGCGCCACCGATCGCACCGAGGACGTAGACGACGGCGAAGCGCACTCCGCCGATCGCCCGCTCGAGGAACGAGCCGAAGAAGTAGAGGGCGAAGAGGTTGAAGCCGACATGGAGCGGCGAGGGCTGCGAGTGGATGAAGGCGTGGGTGAGGGTGCGCCACGGCTGCTCGGCGGCGAGGGCCGGCATGAAGCCGAAGCGGGCGAGCAGGTCGAGCGGCGGGATGAACTGGAGCAGGTAGACCGCGCCGATGAGGACCATGAAGGTCGCGGTCGCCCGCGGCGGGCGGGCCGAGCGATCGATTCCGCGGGTCCCCGTCTGGCCGACGGATGCGGCCGCCGGGCCCGAGGGCCCGATGGGTGCGGCAGCGCGACCTGAGGGGCCAGCGGGTGCGGCGTCGATACCCGGTGGCGGGTTCTCGCCCTCGCCGCGGGACGGCGGGACCCCGGGCGGCCCGCTCTGCGGCGTGCCGCCCGGGGTCTCCGGGGTGCGG
This window harbors:
- a CDS encoding class E sortase, which codes for MDEPLTRRERKAREAAERARSAGSDAAPAHPVDAPRPPHAGAGYPGPPPGDGPVPAAARPVIRPAHRTSAYSGAYPEPGHGARPAPSRGDDTRMMNAPADARAAVATAFAEPVMTNRGPDGPEDPAGGARRGRPEPEPLGCVRGTVRTFGELCITAGLVLILFVVWQLWWTDIAANEDNANLADQLTSEWAENPRNELPPDPETPYVAEPVDMNSAFGIVYIPRFGEDYYRTMAEGVSMEPVLNRMGLGRYPNAAMPGEVGNFALAGHRVTYGKPLNLIAELRPGDEIIVQTADGFYTYTFRNFDIVLPDATEVLAPVPDMPDFKGKDRIMTLTACNPMFSAQERYIAYAELTDWQPAAEGVPERLQDSPAYAKANEGVV
- a CDS encoding rhomboid family intramembrane serine protease; this encodes MTAGGMPGEDDPRTPETPGGTPQSGPPGVPPSRGEGENPPPGIDAAPAGPSGRAAAPIGPSGPAAASVGQTGTRGIDRSARPPRATATFMVLIGAVYLLQFIPPLDLLARFGFMPALAAEQPWRTLTHAFIHSQPSPLHVGFNLFALYFFGSFLERAIGGVRFAVVYVLGAIGGAVCVLALADPTDPTSWFALHVGASGAVFALVGVLLTPTRALDRNIGGVVVLVALNAAIPLLEPGISWESHLGGLVTGFVLGCAALLPPPRLRPAVFGAGAVAVLVALAAIYCATILAAMSYPQVLSTL
- a CDS encoding YczE/YyaS/YitT family protein, coding for MSAGFRLLAHHPLPVRLLALFGGLVLYGFSAGLMIAAGLGNMPWDVLHQGISLHVPLTIGVVGIIVSVLLLLTWIPLRQRPGLGTISNALLVGVFIDLTLLVVDRPEALWGQILLMCAGIVLNGLATVLYIIPNFGPGPRDGLMTGLVRRTGASVTVVRSCIEIIVIASGWLLGGVFFVGSLLYAFGIGPITELFLRLAQRLLGPADPMASDET
- a CDS encoding cell division protein CrgA, translating into MAKPSRARKAHRTSRNSAATPAETSGASGSVDPTDVTSTDADSTADVDETLVTDPVDAKLEADATGRDAATDATADDVDEDVTAADDATAADDADTDAADDADSADEAPAATKKRGAKKAGTKTTSAESAGTKDSTAKRGTETGSTKAGAAKKTAAKSTAKKDSDEKTSAKKSTAKSGDSSPKRTARSGNPAKRSTSRKTSTYTSGTTTQSIKPNPRWFVPVMITILLLGLAWLVVFYITGGAWPVEAWGNWNLVAGFAFFIAGLIMSTRWR
- a CDS encoding DUF881 domain-containing protein, which produces MTAIAQRTAVFVVLVLCGILMATSARLSDGTHLRNETSSLPDIVQERSRTNEDLQQRITERRASIEQLEERAADGDVRVEDARAAADELATAASTTALEGTGLTVTLDDAPPESAGIDGASPNDLIIHQQDLEGVMNALWAGGARGMSVQGQRIVSTSAVKCVGNTLRVNARVFSPPYTVEVVGDPEQLREALDASPAVTVFRSYSDRLGLGWKVETGPVTLTEYTDSLEVDQAKVKQ